The Verrucomicrobiota bacterium genome window below encodes:
- a CDS encoding type II secretion system protein produces MSEVNDSRRQRASGFTLIELMIVVTILLVLAGLVLPAVGKPKAHAWRAVCQNNQRQLALTWVIYADDNSDWLVQNGYVRGGGEPSRSMWVQQRSFSCFQEATTTGEG; encoded by the coding sequence TTGAGCGAAGTCAACGATTCGCGCCGGCAGCGGGCGAGCGGCTTCACGTTGATCGAATTGATGATCGTCGTGACGATCCTCCTCGTTCTGGCGGGACTGGTCCTGCCGGCGGTGGGAAAGCCCAAGGCGCATGCCTGGCGCGCCGTCTGCCAAAACAACCAGCGTCAACTCGCTTTGACGTGGGTGATCTATGCCGACGACAACAGCGACTGGCTCGTCCAGAATGGGTACGTGCGCGGCGGCGGCGAACCCTCGCGTTCGATGTGGGTGCAACAGCGGAGTTTTTCATGTTTCCAGGAAGCCACCACAACGGGCGAGGGCTGA